The genomic stretch CAGAGGAAGAATCGCATCGAGGTTGAAGCTAGAGCAACAGACATAACCAGCGAGCAAATCAGAGAGATGGGCAGTCAGGAGAAAAACTGCAAGGCATTCCCATAATTTCAGTGTTCACTATGTTATCATGTTTTTAGGTGAAAAATGCATAATCCAAAAGAGGGAGCTTAAACAGCATGGATTTGTACAGTATTAGAAAAGCTTATTTCTTTCCATTGAGAAATATGTCTAAATACGTTGAATtggcaaaattttaaaatgtggGGTTGTTCTAGTTCTAGAACGTACCAGAATGTGGACCTCTGAATGAATGCCACATACTGAGAAATCCAAAATAAGATGATATAAAAACATGAGGTTGAAAATGATGAGTTGGTAACTCCGTTGGTGCCATGGATTCTATCCTCTCCTCCTCCACCACTTTCCAACTGAGAAACCCCCTTCTCTCCCTCCACCAACCTCCATTTCCATCCTCCAAAATCACCATAAACAGGCTCAACAAGTCACAAAGAGCCTTATCCTCTCCTCCTCACCAGCCTCTCAGAATATCTGCAGCTTCACAATCTGCTGCAACTTCCGCCGCCACGGCTTCTTCCTTCGTGCCATCTGAAATGAAGGCATGGTCCTACTCCGAGTATGGTGGCGTCGACGTGTTGAAGCTTGAAACCAATGTCGCAGTCCCTGAGATCGGTGAGGACCAGGTTCTGATCAAAGTGGTTGCCGCTGCTCTCAACCCCGTTGATTCCAAAAGGCGAGCCGGCAAATTCAAGGCCACTGATTCGCCTCTTCCGGTAACTCTCCTTGACTGTCTTCCACATTCATGTTACAATCTTTGAAAACTAGCATGATTCTGTTTCTGCTTGTTGATATTGTGCGTAGTTAGTGTTAAACATAGATTAATAATTTGTTCATCCAAATGCATATAAGACTGTTCCAGGGTATGATGTTGCTGGAGTGGTGGTGAAAGTAGGGAAGCAAGTGAAGGATTTGAAGGAAGGAGACGAAGTTTATGCAGATGTTAGTGAGAAAACACTGGAGGGGCCGAAACAGTTTGGATCCTTAGGGGAGTACACAGCCGTCGAGGAGAAACTGGTAGCTCTTAAGCCCAAAAACATTGGATTTGCAGAGGCAGCTTCCCTCCCTCTTGCAGTTGAGACTGCCTATGAAGGCCTTGAAAGAGCTGCATTTTCCCAGGGAAAATCCATTCTTGTTCTTGGTGGAGCTGGTGGCGTCGGATCCCTAGTCATACAGGTAGTGTTGTCAGCAGAGAAATTGTGTTAATGAAATGTGCCTAACTCTTCTTCTCCTAACAGTTGGCAAAGCAAGTGTTTGGCGCTTCTAAAGTGGCTGCTACTGCTAGCACACCTAAGCTGGATCTTCTCAAAAGCTTAGGAGTTGATTTGGCTATCGACTACACTAAACAAAACTTTGAAGACTTGCCGGACAAATTCGATCTGGTTTTCGACACAGTTGGTAAGATAACATATACCTAAAAATGGATGTCTCAAAGTAAAATGGTGATGCTGATGTGGGAAATGGAAACAGGGCAAGGTGATAGGGCTGTTAAGGCGTTGAAGGAAGGAGGAAGCGCTGTCGTCCTAACTGGCCCTGCCGAGCCACCCGGTTTTAGGTTTGTGATAACTTCAACAGGAGAGACCCTGAAGAAGCTAAATCCTTATCTGGAGAGTGGGAAGCTCAAGGCCATTGTGGATCCTAAGGGGCCATTCCCTTTCGACAAGGTTCATGAAGCTTTCTCGTATCTTGAAACCGGTCGTGCTACTGGAAAGGTCGTCATATATCCCACTCCTTAGATTATTAAGTactatataatcaaaatcacaaCAGTTTTAAGAACAGATAACTTTTAACTTTGACGTGCCTTTTTGGCCATTGCAATAAGAGAAAGGTTGGTATTGTTCAAAACACAAGTCACttcacaaaatgcacacacttGCAAGGTTTCGAGACCTTGGCTATATCTATAAcggaaaaacaaaaaattgtaGAAAGTAACCTCATTTTACAGTGAAGAGACCTTATTCTGTGGCGATGAAATGCCAATAATATACAACATTTGATCCGAAGGAAGTAGCATGAATTAATGTTGGTATAGCTCATAGCGAGAGAGAAGGGGAGAGGTTGAAGTCGAGGTCCCAGAGCTCGAAGGCGCAGTTGACAAAGTCGTAGTGGCCTCCCTTAAGCGACAGAGTTTTGTTCACCACACCTTCCCTCACAAATGGATAAGTTAATAGGTTCCCCAGAGACACATTCACTGCCTCCTgttcatcatcatcgtcgtcaCCATTACCAGTTTATACCATATATCAGAATCAGATTCTTTTTTTCTTGCATTATATCAAAGCATCAAATGACTAGTTGAGGATTCGTTACCTTCTCCAGATGAGTGCATTGTTCCCCGAAATCCAAGTCTTTACATTCGATCCGCACCTTCGCCTTAGCCACCTTACAGATGTTCACCCACTCTTCTATGAAATCACTACAGCATTCGCAGAAAAAAATAAGACACAACAAAATTTCCATTCTTGTAACTAACGACCATTTTCCAGTCTTGTAACTAATAGTGAAATATGTGTCTTTAACACAAAATGCAGGATGAAACTGAAGTACAGAATTATTAAACAAAGACAATAGAATAAGACACGAGGCAAGATTGCAATTCAAAAAAAAGAGGATAAGAAGCATAAAATAAGCGCATTCCAAGTACAAGTAGTGATACTTTCGTATAAGACATTGTAATAAAATAACAAAGGGATGTGAAGGGAACATAACAGAACACTAACCTTTGCATGGTCCCATCATCAGGGATGGACATGAGGCCCTTTATCCCTCCACAACAGCTGTGCCCAATCACTAATATATCCTCCACCTAACATTACAAATTTCTTCTAGTCAACACAAATCACATGTATCACAGAATAAATACTAAagtaaacatttattttgaattaataaaatgaCTCATTTGGCGTTGTCTATATTAGTCAAATTAAATGATTGAGCAAAGTAATGATTATGAGGATGAGGAATCTATTCCCAACTAGTTCAACATGCGTGAGCACCTTCTTTGGTTAAGGGTACGAAAAGTACTGGCATATGATTAATGAATAGTTTGATTAGTTTATGCGATTTAATTCAGAATATACCTAAAACTATTTCCTTGGTTACCTTGAACTAAAAGATGgatcttcctttttcttgaagAGAATTTGAAGCTGTTTAGTACTGATTCCCACAGCCAAATTTAAGTTTTGATTGAATTTTGGAAATTATGACTATTTGACTTCCACATTAAGGAACACTTTATCCTATGGGAGAAAACAACACTAGCAAAAAAGTGTTTGTGGAATTAGGTTGTCCTGTGGCTGAGAAAGTGGCACATATATAATAACATTAAGAAGTTTGTGGTATATGTCTGCAGAAATTTTCATCATTCCACATATACTAACACCACAACTTTTGCTTTTGACTATCAACTTATTAAGTTGTAGATAAGCACGTACAAAGAATTGTTGACACCAAGAAGAATGAAGGTTTATCTACCAAAAAAATGTAGACAAACTTATAatccaaaattttaatatagCTATACGTAGCAATTCTATACTCTTGCAAATTGATACACAAATATTGAGATGACCTGTATACTTGATTGAAAGACTCATCTTTCTAAGTTAATTGACCAGCGCCAGTATTAAAAGTTTTTAGACTAAAATTAAAACGTAAAAAGTAAAGAATAATAACCACCTTCAGATGAATCACTGCGTATTCAATTGCAGCCCCCATCCCTGAGTATTTCTTCTGCAACGTATAAAAATTAACCATGGTAAGCTTACTTGGAAAAGCGTCACTAATAAATAGATAGAGATATTAAAGAATTAaaagtagtactattattattattattatttgggtTTGATGTTTACCTGATCATATGGTGGAACCATGCTAGCAATGTTTCGCACCATAAAAGCCTCACCAGGCTGGAAATTCAATATGTGCGAAGGGCATACTCGCGAATCAGAGCAAGCAAATACCAAAAACTGCATTTATTCATTCCATCAAATTTTAAATGGTAAACCATCAAATAATCCTGTCTTGTTTGTATACATTTTGATCTTGTGATTTACCTTTGGACTTTGGCTTTTGGACAGTTCCTCGTACAAAGCAGGATTTTTCCTATGGTTAAATCAGACCAAATTTGAGTTTAATAGTGCTAGTAAAATAAAACTAGACATGTCTAGACCAGACCAGTAGCATGCCAAATGACGTATCACAAAGGGAATTAACGAGGAAATTGATTGTAATtaccataaaaaaaatactaatgcTTATCACTACTTATCAATTATTGGCGCAAATGAAGGAGGACCACTTATTTCGTATTACTTGTATCAATCCCATCAAAATAGTGGAAAGATCCCATCCAATCAATGCTTATAAACATCATGCATCATCAGTTCATCACGTCCTAATAAAAAATGTATCTAACCTAACACACTGGCTAACTAAAAAGGTCACAATTAGGTCAATATAGCTTGCAGCCCGTGTGTTGGCCCAAATAGCcagccaaatttatagggttcgggttggaaatttctagcctgataaaattaaaatccgattatcccgcacccgattaacccacGACCCGTTAGGGttagacccgaaaacccgataaaatttctattactctattttttactcataattcgacacttcattgattaattttataatatcgataactaaaaaaataactttcaattttatattaaatatacatattatatattaaatttttattaatataataattgataaataaattaaaaacatcaaattcactttaaaaaatatttaaatttctaaaacatgcattaaaatttcacgaaatatctcaaatattagtatttatcATGTTCATGATTtagtttgaccatatatctcaaatttatcataattaaatattttacattttatgaatataactaattttcatcattatctATTGGATTGATagcatgttaatcttatcggtagcaacccgattaacccgctgggctagcccgaaacccgagctcttagggttagggttgaacttttacaacccgaaagaattcacaacatgattagcccgcacccgattgacccgcatcCCGATGgaccggcccgattgacatccctaatcatAAGAACCCCGTAAATTAACATCTCCAAGAATGTCGCAGTTgtgtttttaatgaa from Salvia splendens isolate huo1 chromosome 4, SspV2, whole genome shotgun sequence encodes the following:
- the LOC121798247 gene encoding 2-methylene-furan-3-one reductase-like — protein: MDSILSSSTTFQLRNPLLSLHQPPFPSSKITINRLNKSQRALSSPPHQPLRISAASQSAATSAATASSFVPSEMKAWSYSEYGGVDVLKLETNVAVPEIGEDQVLIKVVAAALNPVDSKRRAGKFKATDSPLPTVPGYDVAGVVVKVGKQVKDLKEGDEVYADVSEKTLEGPKQFGSLGEYTAVEEKLVALKPKNIGFAEAASLPLAVETAYEGLERAAFSQGKSILVLGGAGGVGSLVIQLAKQVFGASKVAATASTPKLDLLKSLGVDLAIDYTKQNFEDLPDKFDLVFDTVGQGDRAVKALKEGGSAVVLTGPAEPPGFRFVITSTGETLKKLNPYLESGKLKAIVDPKGPFPFDKVHEAFSYLETGRATGKVVIYPTP
- the LOC121798248 gene encoding carbonic anhydrase 2-like; this translates as MALEVYEEAIAGLKNLLSENGELEGATAAEVKKLMTELSGAAAAKVAFDPVARIQAGFEHFKKENYEKNPALYEELSKSQSPKFLVFACSDSRVCPSHILNFQPGEAFMVRNIASMVPPYDQKKYSGMGAAIEYAVIHLKVEDILVIGHSCCGGIKGLMSIPDDGTMQSDFIEEWVNICKVAKAKVRIECKDLDFGEQCTHLEKEAVNVSLGNLLTYPFVREGVVNKTLSLKGGHYDFVNCAFELWDLDFNLSPSLSL